TCGAAGACATTATAGAAATCGGTCGCCAGAACCGTCACGTCCTTTATGATCTTAAATATCGCAGGAGATCTACTCTAATTCCACCAGAACTGAGGTTCGGCATTTCCGGGCGTGTTGATTCTAAAGGTCGGGTTTTAGAGGAAATCGATCCCGGTGAAATAGAAAGTCTTACTAGCCGGCTTCTGGAAGAAAGGGTTGAATCAGTTGCCGTATGTCTTCTCTTTTCTTTTCTTCACCCCGATCACGAAAAAACTCTTGGTAAAGCGCTGGAAAAAAGAGGTTTTTCCTATTCTCTTTCTTCGGAAGTTCTTCCGGAATTTCGAGAATACGAGCGGATGTCAACCACAGTTATAAACGCTTATGTTTCTCCAAAGATGACGCGTTACCTGAAAGACATAAAAAAACATCTTCCTGAAAAAAGCACTTTAAGAATAATGCAATCCAATGGTGGTAGTATTTCTGCCGAAACGGCTATGAAAGAGTCTGTAAGGACCATTCTTTCTGGACCCGCAGGTGGTGTAGTGGGAGCTTTTGAAATAGGAAAACTTGCGGGATTTGATCGCCTCATAACCTTTGACATGGGAGGAACAAGCACTGACGTTGCTCTTATCGATGGAAGGCTACCTTTGACGGTTGAATCAATTATAGATGGCTTTCCAGTAAAGGTTCCCATGATCGATATCCATACCGTGGGAGCTGGAGGTGGATCAATCGCTTATGAGGATAAGGGTGGGGCGCTGAGAGTCGGTCCAGTAAGCGCTGGAGCCGATCCTGGCCCCATATGCTACGGAAAGGGTGATAAAATAACCGTTACGGACGCCAATCTATTTTTAGGTCGACTCGTTCCTGAATTCTTCCTTGGCGGCACAATGCGTCTTCACGAAGAAAGACTCAAACCTTACTTCCAGGAAATGGCTTCTCGCTTAGGTATAAGCCCTTTGAAGCTTGCTGAAGGGATACTGAGCGTGGCAAATACAACCATGGAACGCGCCATAAGAGTAATATCGGTAGAAAGGGGTTATGATCCCAGGGAGTTTACTCTCTTTTCTTTTGGTGGGGCAGGAGGACTGCATGCTGCCTTCCTTGCGGAACTACTTAACATACCAAGAATTTTGATTCCCAAAGATCCGGGTATCATGTCTGCCGTAGGTATGTTGCTTGCGGACGTAATAAAAGATTACTCTCAGACCATAATGATTCGAGTGGCTCACGACATTGAAACTACCGTAGAAAGTGTTTTTTCTAAGCTTTTGCAACAAGCCATGGATGATCTTGCGAAAGAAGGTTTTTCGAAAGATCAGATAATTATAGAAAAATATCTGGACATGAGATACGTTGGACAATCATATGAACTCATGATCCCCTGGGGATCTGACGCTGTCGATAGATTTAACAAAGAGCATCAAAAGACATATGGTTATGCTCACAGTGATAAGCCTGTTGAAATTGTCAACCTTAGATTAAGAGCTATCGGTTCTCTTTTAAAACCATTTCCCAAACCTGAAACGGAATACCGAGCTGAGATAAACAGTGAAGCTCTTGTCGGGAAGAGAAACGTGGTCTTTGGTGGACAGATCATGTCCACGCAGGTTGTCCGAAGGGACCTGCTTTCGTTTGGGAATTCCATCCATGGGCCAGCTATTATTGTTGAATATTCCGGAACGACCGTGATACCCCCTGGATGGAAGGTTCGTGTTGACCAATACAAAAATCTCATTATGGAACGGGAGAAATAATGACGAGCAAAGAAATAGATCCTGTGCTCCTTGAGGTCTTTAAGAACCGTTTTGCATCAATTGCCGAGGAAATGGGAGTAACGTTAAATCGGACGGCCTATTCACCCAACATTAAGGAGCGTCGAGATTTCTCATGCGCTATTTTTAACTCCTCCGGGCAAATGGTGGCACAAGCAGCTCACATTCCGGTCCACCTGGGATCAATGCCTCTTTCTGTGAAATCCGCTATAGAAACATGCACCTTTTTCCCTGGTGACATGGTTATGCTGAATGACCCATACAAAGGTGGAACGCATCTTCCGGATGTTACCATAGTTGCACCTGTTTTTGCTGGAAGTGATAAACCTGTTTTCTTCGTAGCAAATCGGGCACATCATGCAGATATAGGGGGCATTAGCTCAGGTTCTATGCCGCTTTCTCGCTCTCTCTACCAGGAAGGCATTATCATTCCACCCATTAAGATTGTTGAACAAGGAAGGCTGGATAAAAAACTTATGACCTTTTTTCTCAATAATGTTCGCACACCTGAAGAACGGGAAGGAGATCTATACGCTCAGATAATGGCAAACATGACAGGCATAAAGCGCCTGGAAGAACTGATTACCAAATACGGTCTGGAAGTTTGTCGGACTTACGCGGAAGCGCTTATGGATTACACCGAAAGAGTGATGCGAAGGGTCATAAGAGAGATACCCGATGGGGTATATCACTTTACCGATTTTATGGACGATGATGGGGTTGACAGAGAAGATATTGCAATCCGGCTCAAACTCGAAATAAAGGGTGATGAGGCTATACTTGATTTCACAGAAAGCGACCTTCAGGTTTCCGGGAGTATAAACGCTGTTTATGCAATTACACTTTCCGCAGTTTTGTATGTATTCAGGTGTTTGAGCGATGAGGATGTCCCGACCAATGAGGGCTTAAGCAGACCAATTAAAGTCATTACTCGTAAGGGAACTATCGTGGACGCCGAGTTCCCCGCTCCCGTCGCTGGAGGTAATGTCGAAACATCTCAAAGGATAGTGGACGTGATTCTAGGTGCTCTTGCACAGGCTATACCTGAAAAAGTGCCGGCAGCCAGCCAGGGCACGATGAACAACGTGGCAATTGGTGGAGTGAATCCTCAAACAGGAACTTCATTTGCCTATTATGAAACTATCGGTGGGGGAATGGGCGCAAGTTCGGATGGGGACGGTGAATCTGCCGTGCATAGTCACATGACGAACACCCTGAACACGCCTGTGGAAGCCTTAGAATATTCGTATCCTCTGATGGTAACGCAATACTCCATAAGAAAAGGATCGGGAGGGAGAGGGAAATTCAGGGGAGGAGATGGAATTATTCGAGAGATTAAGCTTCTAGCTGATTCTGAAGTAACGATTCTTTCTGAACGTCGTCGTAGAGCACCCTACGGGCTTTCCGGCGGGGAAGCTGGCAGAAAAGGTCGCAATGTGGTAATAATAAACGGTGTTGAGAATGAAATCGGGGGCAAGTTTCACGGTTACTTGAAAGCTGGTGATGTGCTGAGGATAGAAACGCCCGGAGGCGGTGGGTTCGGATCTGTCGATTAAGACATAGATACAGTTCCCTGACTGGAATTTAAGAATCAGGGTTTATCGATTATTGCCGTTCGACTTTCAATCCCGAGTTCCTATTTCGCACACAGCATGCACAACCGATGTAAGAACACCAAGCAGTAAAATTCCTTCTACAGGTGCCATAATATGATACTTTATTCCACTGCCAGTGTAACGCCAAAATGGTTCAAAATGCTGAAAGGAAAGAATAAAGTGCCCATTTTGTATAGCTCGAGCAGGATCGGCCAGGGGATTTTCCAGTTCAACTATGCCAGTTAAAATTCCGACAGTAAACAAAGCAACAACAGCAAAAATTAATCCATAGCCAACGTTAAAAATCCAATGATCTCTACGTAGAAATGCTTTCTGCGTTACCGCATGGTAAAAAGCAACCCCCACAATGGCTCCACAAAAATTAAGCACCATGTCGTTAAAGTCCAGGTAAGGAGTAAACCGGGGATGTAAGATATAGTTAACTGTCTCATCCAATATTCCCAAGAATGTAACTATAGAAACGGCTTTTGCTGTGTCTCCAATAAGAACAATACCCCAAAGGGCAAGCAATGCGTATTGAGGAAAATGAACGATTTCCACCATGGAACAAATCAGCAAACTGTAAGCTACAAAACATAACAGGATGGAAACAAACCAAAAACCAAGAGTTTTTAGTGTCCGAGAGAGCTTTTCAGAAGATTTTAGGGAACCCACAGCAATCCAAATCGTTAAGGAAAAAAAGCCAAAAACAGCAATAATCACAAGAAGTCTTTCTACATTCTTTCTTCCCCATGATAAGACAATTCCTTCGTAGAATTTCGATATTCGTTGATGACCAAGCACATTGAACATAAAGAAGGAGAAGAATAAAGCCCATGAGAAAAGTTGTTTTACTTTTGTGGCTAACATGGCTTTTTGTAATTTTCTACTATGGAGTTCCGCGTAATGCTCACTGTGCTCCATCTTCTACAAACTTTACACCCTTATCATCCTTATCGAGAGAAAAAATATTTGTAGAGCTAACAAAAACCTTCAAACTATCTCGTTCAGAGCAAGAGGGTGTTAAGTTTATAGTCGAACATCTAAGCGATACGGACATAATCCGTGCTGATATTAAGGATATTGCTGATCATGTTCATTACTCCTACATAGCAAAAGACATTATGCCCTGGGGACGTAGCATTCCGGAGCCGGTATTTCTAAACTTTGTACTTTTTCATCGAGCCGCTCAAGAACCGTTCGAAGC
This sequence is a window from Thermodesulforhabdaceae bacterium. Protein-coding genes within it:
- a CDS encoding hydantoinase/oxoprolinase family protein; its protein translation is MIVVGVDTGGTFTDFIFLRDDGSWGIYKVLSTPHNPAEAVLKGLEYITQGKPAHVVHGSTVATNAILERKGARTALITNRNFEDIIEIGRQNRHVLYDLKYRRRSTLIPPELRFGISGRVDSKGRVLEEIDPGEIESLTSRLLEERVESVAVCLLFSFLHPDHEKTLGKALEKRGFSYSLSSEVLPEFREYERMSTTVINAYVSPKMTRYLKDIKKHLPEKSTLRIMQSNGGSISAETAMKESVRTILSGPAGGVVGAFEIGKLAGFDRLITFDMGGTSTDVALIDGRLPLTVESIIDGFPVKVPMIDIHTVGAGGGSIAYEDKGGALRVGPVSAGADPGPICYGKGDKITVTDANLFLGRLVPEFFLGGTMRLHEERLKPYFQEMASRLGISPLKLAEGILSVANTTMERAIRVISVERGYDPREFTLFSFGGAGGLHAAFLAELLNIPRILIPKDPGIMSAVGMLLADVIKDYSQTIMIRVAHDIETTVESVFSKLLQQAMDDLAKEGFSKDQIIIEKYLDMRYVGQSYELMIPWGSDAVDRFNKEHQKTYGYAHSDKPVEIVNLRLRAIGSLLKPFPKPETEYRAEINSEALVGKRNVVFGGQIMSTQVVRRDLLSFGNSIHGPAIIVEYSGTTVIPPGWKVRVDQYKNLIMEREK
- a CDS encoding hydantoinase B/oxoprolinase family protein, yielding MTSKEIDPVLLEVFKNRFASIAEEMGVTLNRTAYSPNIKERRDFSCAIFNSSGQMVAQAAHIPVHLGSMPLSVKSAIETCTFFPGDMVMLNDPYKGGTHLPDVTIVAPVFAGSDKPVFFVANRAHHADIGGISSGSMPLSRSLYQEGIIIPPIKIVEQGRLDKKLMTFFLNNVRTPEEREGDLYAQIMANMTGIKRLEELITKYGLEVCRTYAEALMDYTERVMRRVIREIPDGVYHFTDFMDDDGVDREDIAIRLKLEIKGDEAILDFTESDLQVSGSINAVYAITLSAVLYVFRCLSDEDVPTNEGLSRPIKVITRKGTIVDAEFPAPVAGGNVETSQRIVDVILGALAQAIPEKVPAASQGTMNNVAIGGVNPQTGTSFAYYETIGGGMGASSDGDGESAVHSHMTNTLNTPVEALEYSYPLMVTQYSIRKGSGGRGKFRGGDGIIREIKLLADSEVTILSERRRRAPYGLSGGEAGRKGRNVVIINGVENEIGGKFHGYLKAGDVLRIETPGGGGFGSVD